One genomic window of Legionella jordanis includes the following:
- a CDS encoding outer membrane protein, whose protein sequence is MRIAFFSAALMASSLASAAVAIDGWYASVFGGYSYVPDNVSNTTYGVLRAHPSYNSGWNGGGRVGFQSTPLRYEAEVTYINANLKKFKINTIRQFGVDGESTGTFAMANVYYDFPEMVPCIAPFLGVGLGYGYITARLNSTGPVYGAAYPTRFKVDDNVWAFQGTAGFTYNFSENYAVNIAYRYIQTERADDFNKVWQAHLASVGAIYRFDGATYQ, encoded by the coding sequence ATGAGAATTGCATTCTTTTCTGCCGCGCTGATGGCGTCAAGCCTGGCTTCAGCCGCAGTAGCGATAGATGGCTGGTATGCCAGCGTTTTTGGTGGTTACAGCTATGTACCCGACAACGTTTCTAACACCACTTATGGTGTACTGCGTGCTCATCCTTCATACAACAGCGGTTGGAACGGCGGTGGACGAGTAGGCTTTCAAAGCACGCCTTTAAGGTATGAGGCAGAAGTCACTTACATCAATGCCAATTTAAAAAAATTCAAAATCAATACCATTCGCCAATTCGGGGTTGACGGGGAGTCCACCGGAACCTTTGCCATGGCTAATGTTTATTATGATTTCCCGGAAATGGTTCCTTGCATTGCGCCATTTTTAGGCGTAGGCCTGGGTTATGGCTACATCACCGCACGCCTAAACTCCACAGGTCCAGTTTACGGGGCGGCTTACCCCACCCGCTTTAAAGTTGATGACAACGTTTGGGCATTTCAAGGTACCGCCGGCTTTACCTACAATTTCTCTGAAAATTACGCGGTAAACATCGCTTACCGCTACATTCAAACTGAGCGTGCCGATGATTTTAATAAAGTGTGGCAGGCCCATTTAGCCAGCGTTGGCGCAATTTACCGCTTTGATGGCGCAACTTATCAGTAA
- a CDS encoding outer membrane protein — protein MKTYLKFGLAGFMLASSSAFSDVPPDGWYGGLFGTLSKTPSLDFTIPYADFNEINTGITLFNATFPLNPIPLLASPSGSIKYSLGYGGGVDIGYRLCGFRFEGELLFDHNPYDSLTLGGYTVTNSANDSAISNFAIGGKTDLGAALFNIYYDFYNFDEDVSWIPYVGLGLGYARVRNNFSIQYNVPTGASSFQPDPNDPYNLIPVAGQTLDLATFSETTSTPVGQLIAGVAYQFSENFSAGLDYRYVTTKTISILDERLTIHTLNLSFNFWFPNQ, from the coding sequence ATGAAGACTTATCTTAAATTTGGATTGGCCGGTTTCATGCTGGCCAGCAGTTCGGCATTCAGTGACGTGCCTCCAGATGGATGGTATGGTGGCTTGTTTGGTACCTTGAGTAAAACACCGAGCTTGGATTTTACGATTCCCTATGCGGATTTTAACGAGATTAATACAGGCATAACCCTCTTTAATGCAACATTCCCATTAAATCCAATTCCTCTCTTAGCCAGCCCTTCAGGTTCGATTAAGTATTCTTTAGGCTATGGTGGTGGTGTGGATATTGGCTATCGTCTTTGTGGCTTTCGTTTTGAAGGCGAGCTGCTATTCGATCACAACCCTTACGACAGTTTAACGCTGGGCGGCTATACAGTTACGAACTCAGCTAATGACTCTGCAATCTCCAATTTTGCCATCGGAGGTAAAACTGACTTAGGTGCCGCGTTATTTAATATTTACTATGATTTTTATAATTTTGACGAGGACGTGAGCTGGATTCCTTATGTAGGCTTGGGACTTGGCTATGCACGCGTTCGCAATAATTTTTCTATCCAGTACAATGTCCCTACAGGAGCTTCATCATTCCAGCCTGATCCCAATGATCCATATAATTTAATACCTGTAGCTGGTCAAACCCTTGATTTGGCAACATTTTCTGAAACAACCTCGACTCCAGTCGGCCAACTCATTGCCGGTGTTGCCTATCAATTCAGCGAGAATTTCTCCGCGGGTCTTGATTATCGCTATGTAACAACCAAAACGATAAGCATCTTGGATGAGCGTTTAACCATCCACACCCTCAATTTAAGTTTTAATTTTTGGTTCCCCAATCAGTAA
- a CDS encoding outer membrane protein — protein sequence MKQFLKLGLPALMLSTASYAYFPADGWYTGGFLVGSFFPEQNFTLSNAQFATLASNIILYDQTLLPVGTPPLPLPNSGEGDIKYQFGGGIGWQFGYRWCGFRFEGELLYDYNTFKSINIGGVQFGKEMGTQPLTPTTGSVSSTGNTFIVTNPFSMSGHTQVIAGLFNVIYDFYNHEADDVSWFPYVGLGIGYANIQNQGVINFNSTTGTSLGSNGLYYTPVLQINGSSSSPLAQGILGVTYQADDYFSVFADYRYVTGRQLKSSDDRMSFNSFNIGFNYWMNA from the coding sequence ATGAAACAGTTTTTAAAATTAGGTTTGCCTGCATTAATGCTCAGCACAGCCTCTTATGCCTATTTTCCCGCCGATGGCTGGTATACCGGCGGTTTTCTTGTCGGCAGCTTTTTCCCTGAGCAAAATTTTACCCTTTCCAACGCGCAATTTGCCACATTAGCAAGTAATATTATACTTTATGATCAAACCCTGCTTCCTGTAGGTACTCCTCCGCTACCATTACCCAACAGCGGTGAAGGCGACATCAAATACCAATTCGGCGGCGGTATTGGCTGGCAATTCGGTTATCGCTGGTGCGGCTTCCGCTTTGAAGGGGAACTCTTATACGATTATAACACCTTCAAAAGCATCAACATTGGCGGCGTGCAATTTGGCAAAGAAATGGGTACCCAACCCTTAACACCCACCACAGGATCAGTTTCTTCTACCGGAAACACCTTCATCGTCACCAACCCCTTTAGCATGAGCGGCCATACGCAAGTCATCGCCGGCTTGTTTAATGTCATTTATGATTTTTACAACCATGAAGCGGATGACGTGTCCTGGTTTCCCTATGTTGGCCTTGGAATTGGCTATGCCAATATTCAAAACCAAGGGGTTATTAACTTCAACAGCACTACGGGTACTTCTTTAGGAAGCAATGGCTTGTACTACACGCCGGTGCTTCAGATAAACGGCAGCTCTTCCTCACCCCTGGCGCAGGGTATTTTGGGAGTCACCTACCAGGCGGATGATTATTTTTCTGTTTTTGCCGATTACCGTTACGTGACCGGCCGCCAATTGAAAAGTTCGGATGACCGCATGTCATTTAACAGCTTCAATATAGGCTTTAATTATTGGATGAATGCTTAA
- a CDS encoding glycosyltransferase family 87 protein, which yields MNRSFKSVFFILFILVLASYFTLFYSTLSCQYTLDFASFYSATLASVRHDNPYQIWLSTYLPVTKEIALNLNPPVFLILFQPFAHLSYGTGIAIWFLMCLITGLAAAYLVFYYVLSKESFRTLHGFLAILFLAMFSSMINLSLAQLGSILFFFLMLGYTFYLKRKDYYAGMAWGFIIAIKLFPALLFFLLLKQRRFRVLWVALATALFCSLLPFLVYGPVIYKQYFAMMGQVDWYVDSWNGSLYGFLSRLNMVLPDRVFKVRWLPFLYASLFLLLVALFYWRLGTKDEYRNHQPFALTLVMMLLLSPLGWVYYFQMLLLPLLLTWSYLIKDKYLGFKAREIWLLSLFLISFPVNNMYFKKIHGLIDLLSFSSFYFYGLLLLGYLLLINQNLKGEQQLEFSEDNQQFMLLALIIIAFGLIIPSTGFFMRLSNECVY from the coding sequence ATGAATCGTTCCTTTAAATCCGTCTTTTTCATACTGTTTATTCTGGTATTGGCCAGTTATTTCACGTTGTTTTACAGCACTCTGAGCTGCCAATACACGCTGGATTTTGCATCGTTCTATTCTGCCACCTTGGCCAGTGTCAGGCATGATAATCCTTATCAAATATGGCTTAGCACCTATTTACCCGTCACCAAGGAAATTGCTTTAAACCTCAACCCCCCTGTTTTCTTAATACTGTTTCAGCCATTCGCCCATTTAAGTTATGGAACAGGAATCGCCATTTGGTTTTTAATGTGCCTAATTACAGGCTTGGCCGCTGCCTATCTAGTTTTTTACTACGTCTTGTCTAAAGAATCGTTTAGAACCTTGCATGGCTTCCTGGCCATTCTATTTTTAGCCATGTTTTCAAGCATGATTAACCTTTCTTTAGCCCAATTAGGCAGTATTTTATTTTTCTTTTTAATGCTCGGTTACACTTTCTACTTGAAAAGAAAAGATTATTACGCAGGAATGGCTTGGGGCTTTATCATCGCCATTAAACTCTTCCCAGCCTTGTTGTTTTTCCTTTTGTTAAAGCAAAGGAGATTTAGGGTTTTATGGGTAGCTTTGGCAACGGCACTCTTTTGCAGCCTCCTCCCCTTTTTGGTTTACGGTCCTGTGATATATAAACAATATTTTGCCATGATGGGCCAGGTTGATTGGTACGTCGACAGTTGGAATGGCTCCCTTTATGGGTTTCTTTCGAGGTTAAACATGGTTTTGCCAGACCGCGTTTTTAAAGTGCGGTGGCTGCCTTTTCTTTATGCCTCATTGTTTCTGTTGTTGGTTGCGCTGTTTTATTGGCGATTGGGGACTAAAGATGAATACCGCAACCACCAACCTTTTGCTTTGACCCTGGTGATGATGCTTTTACTAAGCCCCCTGGGGTGGGTTTATTATTTTCAAATGTTGCTGCTGCCTTTGCTCCTCACCTGGTCTTACCTGATAAAGGATAAGTATTTGGGGTTTAAAGCGCGGGAAATCTGGCTATTGTCTTTGTTCTTAATCAGCTTTCCAGTGAATAACATGTATTTTAAAAAAATCCATGGCCTTATCGATCTGCTGAGCTTTTCTTCGTTTTATTTCTATGGCTTACTGCTGTTGGGCTATTTGCTGCTAATAAACCAAAACCTAAAAGGGGAGCAACAGCTTGAGTTCTCAGAAGACAATCAGCAATTCATGTTGCTGGCTCTCATCATCATTGCCTTTGGTTTAATCATTCCAAGCACCGGTTTTTTCATGCGCCTGTCCAATGAGTGCGTTTATTAA
- the rpe gene encoding ribulose-phosphate 3-epimerase, translating into MTYLIAPSILSADMTRLGEEVEAVLNAGADLIHFDVMDNHYVPNLTFGPPVCAALHKRFPNAVLDVHLMATPVDDLIVQFAKAGAKRISIHPDASIHLDRSLDLIQQQQCKAGLVLNPSTSPECLNWCHYRLDFVLVMTVNPGFGGQKLIPEVKEKISWIKEHFPHLPICIDGGVGIDNIANLAKTGASQFVAGSAIFSSQDYRQTILEMRAQLKAVEA; encoded by the coding sequence ATGACTTATCTCATCGCTCCTTCCATTCTTTCTGCCGACATGACACGACTTGGCGAAGAAGTTGAAGCGGTTCTGAATGCAGGAGCCGATTTGATTCATTTTGACGTAATGGACAACCATTACGTACCCAACTTAACCTTTGGCCCTCCCGTTTGTGCCGCTTTGCACAAACGCTTTCCCAATGCGGTCCTTGACGTTCATCTGATGGCTACCCCAGTCGATGATTTGATTGTACAGTTTGCCAAGGCAGGGGCAAAGCGAATCAGCATCCACCCTGATGCCAGCATTCATCTTGATAGAAGCCTTGACTTGATTCAGCAACAGCAATGCAAGGCTGGGCTTGTTTTAAACCCGTCCACCAGTCCTGAATGCCTGAACTGGTGCCATTACCGCCTTGATTTTGTTTTGGTAATGACCGTAAACCCAGGCTTTGGCGGACAAAAACTCATTCCTGAAGTCAAAGAAAAAATCAGCTGGATTAAAGAGCATTTTCCCCACTTGCCCATTTGCATCGACGGCGGCGTGGGCATTGATAACATTGCGAATTTGGCAAAAACAGGGGCCAGTCAGTTTGTTGCGGGTTCTGCCATTTTTTCAAGT